A stretch of DNA from Rathayibacter sp. VKM Ac-2762:
GCGACTGGTCCGCCGAGAGGACTGACCGCGGGCCCGCGCCTGCGTACCATGGGCGGGATGGAGCCCCACGTCGACGCAGCCGAGGCCCCGCGCGTGCGCGTGGCGATCGTGGACGACCACGAGTCGGTGCGCCTGGGCGTGGCCGCCGCCGTCGAGAGCGCGGGGATGCAGGTGGTCGCCGCCGCCGAGACCGTCCAGGCCCTCGAGAGCACGATCGGCGGCGCCGAGATCGAGGTGCTCGTCCTCGACCTGTCCCTGAACGACGGCTCGAGCATCACCAGCAACGTCAAGTGGGGGCAGGTGCGCGGCTCCGCCGTCCTCGTCCACAGCATCGCCGACCGCGTCGTGGCCGTGCGGGAGGCGCTCGCCGCGGGAGCGGCCGGCGTCATCCCGAAGTCCTCGCCCATGTCGACGGTCGTCGCCGCCATCCGCACCGTCGCCCGCGGCGAGGTCCTCAACAATCTGGAGTGGGCCTCGGCCATCGACGCCGACGACGACTTCGCGCGGGCCGTGCTCGGTCGTCGCGAGCGCGACGTCCTGCACCTCTACGCCTCGGGGCTGCCGCTGAAGCTGGTGGCCGAGCGGCTGCAGATCTCGGTGTCGACGGCGAAGGAGTACCTCGACCGGATCCGCGACAAGTACGTCGAGATCGGCCGTCCCGCCCCGACGAAGGTCGATCTGCTGCGGCGCGCGGTGGAGGACGGCATCCTGCCGGGCATCGACCCGGACGACGGCGATGGCGGGCGCTGAGGCGCCGATCGCCCGCCGCAACGCCGGGCGCGAGCGCATCGACCGGATCATCAGCACGGTCGTGTCGTTCTTCGGCTTCGGCTTCGGCGTGCAGACCGTCCCGCCGATCCTCGCCCAGCTGCCCCTGCTGCGCCCCGAGGTGGCCTGGCCGGTGCTGGCGCTGGTCTTCGGATCGCTCACCGCCGCCGTGGTCACCGCCGTGCTGCGGCGGGGCACGCGGATGACGGCGGTCCTGGTCGCGGTCGGTGTCCTCGTCGCCCTCCTGACCTGGCCGGCCGCCGTCGCCGCCGGGGGCGCGGACCGCGAGACCCCGTGGATCTGGTACCTGCTGACCATCGGCACCGCCTTCTGCACGATCGCGGCTCCCCTCCGGATCGCGATCGCGTACGTGTCGGTGACGACCGTGCTGTTCGGGCTGCTGCGCATCCTCCCCTCCGGCGGCGGGGCGGAGCCGACCCGCGCGATCCTCGACGCCGCCTACGTGGGCATCGTCGGCTTCGTGATGCTGGTGCTGATCACGGTGCTCCGGCAATCGGCCGACCAGATCGATCGCGCGCAGACGACGGCCATGGAGCAGTACGAGGCGGCGATGCGCCAGCACGCCGGCGAGGTGGAGCGGGTCGAGGTCGACGCCCTGGTGCACGACAACGTGCTCGCGACGCTGCTCTCCGCCGCCTCCGCCGAGTCGCCGGCCGAGCGTGCGCTGGTCTCCTCGATGGCGCAGCGCACCCTCGCCGTGCTGCTGCCCGACCACGAGCCGGAGCCGCCCGAGGGGCTGGTCCCGCTCGAGCTCCTGCAGCGCCAGCTCGCCCACGCGGCGTCCACCTTCGGGACCGAGATCGCAGTCGCGACGGCCGATGGAGTGGATCCGCGCGCGACGACGCTGCCGCGCCCGGTGGCCGAGGCGCTGCTCGGCGCGGTCTGGCAGGCGCTCGCCAACAGCGTCCAGCACGCGGGTCCGAGCGGCAGCGTCCACCGCGCCGTGCACGGGCTGCTGGGCGACGGCGCGGTGGAGGTCGTGGTGGAGGACGACGGCCGCGGCTTCCGGCTCGCCGACGTCCCGCGCGAGCGGCTGGGCATCCGGCTCTCCATCCTCGAGCGGGTGCACAACGCGCGGGGATCGGCGAGGGTCGACTCGACTCCGGGCGAGGGCACCCGAGTCGTCCTCTCCTGGCGGGCGGACGCGGGAGGAGGGCCGTGATCGCCTACCCGCGCCCCCTGCTCCAGGCGCTCGGCGCCGGCTTCTCGCTGTACCACGTGGTGCTCGCCTTCTTCTCCTTCCGCATCTCCCCGGCCACGCCGGCCGACCTCGTCGCGGTCGCGCTGTACGTCGCGGCGACCGTCGTCGCCCTCTGGCCGGGAGCGACGACCCGGCTCGCCCTGCCCGTCGCGGTCGGGATGACCGCGGTCGCCGTCGCTCTGCCGCTGCTGGTCGCGCCGTCGCTCGATCCGGGCGCCTCCAACGGCTACTCCACCTGGTACATCGCCGCGGTCGGCACCCTCATGACGATCGTGTGCGCCCGCCGGCGCGCGGCCTGCGCCTGGGTCGGCGTCGGCTTCCTGATCGTGCACACCGTGTTCTGGGCCGGCCCGGCCGCGCTGGCCACTCTCGGCGTCGTCGGGGGGATCGCCTGGGTCGCGATCGCGCAGCTGCTCATCGTCGAGCTCGGGCGCGCGGGCTCCGAGGCGCGCGTGCTCGAGGCGGCCGAGCGCGCGGCCGCGTCGTGGAGGGCCGCGGAGGAGGCGCACCTCACGGAGCGCGAGGTCCGGCTGGAGCAGACCCGCGCCCTCGCCGCCGACATGCTGCTGCGCATCGCCGAGCCGGGACCGGGCCTCACCGACGAGGAGCGGCGCGAGTGCCGGCTGCTCGAGGCGGCCGTGCGCGACGAGATCCGCGGCCGGCGGCTGCTGGACGACGAGGTGCGTCGTCTCGTGCTCGACGCGCGGCGGCGGGGCGTGACCGTGTCGGTGCTCGACGACGGCGGCCTCGACCGCACCTCCGAGGGCGAGAGCCGCCGGGTGCTGGGGGAGCTCGCCCAAGCTCTGAGCGGGATCCGCGAGGAGGTCGACCGCGTGGTGGTGCGCACTGCTTCGGCCGACTCGGCCTCGGCGGTCACAGTGGTGGGCCTGCGGACGGCCGGCGACGGCAGCGCGGGCGCCCTCGGCTCCGACGACGCGGGGGACGAGGTCGACGCCTGGGTCGAGATCCGGCGCGACGGCGTCGGCGGACGGGACGTCTGAGCGGCGGAGAGCGCGCGGGACGGCGCGGCCGTCCCCATGCGCAGCGACCGGTGGCGACCCGGCCCGGAGGGCGTGCGGATGTCGGATCG
This window harbors:
- a CDS encoding ATP-binding protein — its product is MAGAEAPIARRNAGRERIDRIISTVVSFFGFGFGVQTVPPILAQLPLLRPEVAWPVLALVFGSLTAAVVTAVLRRGTRMTAVLVAVGVLVALLTWPAAVAAGGADRETPWIWYLLTIGTAFCTIAAPLRIAIAYVSVTTVLFGLLRILPSGGGAEPTRAILDAAYVGIVGFVMLVLITVLRQSADQIDRAQTTAMEQYEAAMRQHAGEVERVEVDALVHDNVLATLLSAASAESPAERALVSSMAQRTLAVLLPDHEPEPPEGLVPLELLQRQLAHAASTFGTEIAVATADGVDPRATTLPRPVAEALLGAVWQALANSVQHAGPSGSVHRAVHGLLGDGAVEVVVEDDGRGFRLADVPRERLGIRLSILERVHNARGSARVDSTPGEGTRVVLSWRADAGGGP
- a CDS encoding response regulator transcription factor; this translates as MEPHVDAAEAPRVRVAIVDDHESVRLGVAAAVESAGMQVVAAAETVQALESTIGGAEIEVLVLDLSLNDGSSITSNVKWGQVRGSAVLVHSIADRVVAVREALAAGAAGVIPKSSPMSTVVAAIRTVARGEVLNNLEWASAIDADDDFARAVLGRRERDVLHLYASGLPLKLVAERLQISVSTAKEYLDRIRDKYVEIGRPAPTKVDLLRRAVEDGILPGIDPDDGDGGR